The Patagioenas fasciata isolate bPatFas1 chromosome 3, bPatFas1.hap1, whole genome shotgun sequence genome contains a region encoding:
- the LOC136099821 gene encoding carboxyl-terminal PDZ ligand of neuronal nitric oxide synthase protein-like isoform X5, giving the protein MQEPLLEGMCFTLKYLGMTLVEKPKGEDMAAAAIRRIVATARVGARKFQKVILTVSPRGISLQDADTKEMVENISIYRISYCTTDKLQNKVFAYVAQSQDSGALECHAFLSPKKKIAQAVTLTVAQAFQMALDLWEAAHAGSRQEQPFHPSCVLESSEPGRPSEPAPPGSPAFRHQFGVQYVQVCPCPGLSHIRAGIVTLTQLLPPGLAGPCRHQCSLPRTWQPRVERDAALSQGRRGPGSGSCRAQLCCSPQPCSAGTVKRGAGTCSAPLLPWLGMRHRL; this is encoded by the exons ATGCAGGAGCCACTGCTTGAGGGGATGTGCTTCACGCTCAAGTATCTAGGCATGACGCTGGTAGAAAAACCCAAAGGAGAAGACATGGCTGCTGCTGCCATCCGCAGGATCGTGGCCACG GCACGGGTGGGAGCTCGCAAGTTCCAGAAGGTGATTCTGACGGTGTCTCCAAGGGGCATCTCGCTGCAGGATGCAGACACGAAGGAGATGGTTGAGAACATCTCCATCTACAG GATCTCCTACTGCACCACAGACAAGCTGCAGAACAAAGTCTTCGCCTACGTTGCCCAGAGCCAGGACAGCGGGGCGCTGGAGTGCCATGCCTTCCTCTCGCCCAAGAAGAAGATC GCCCAGGCCGTGACTCTGACTGTGGCCCAGGCCTTCCAGATGGCACTGGATCTCTGGGAAGCAGCGCACGCAG GCTCTAGGCAGGAACAGCCCTTTCACCCTTCATGTGTCTTGGAGAGCAGTGAGCCCGGCAGACCAAGTGAGCCAGCCCCCCCGGGGAGCCCTGCCTTCAGGCACCAGTTTGGGGTACAGTATGTGCAAGTCTGCCCGTGCCCAGGGCTGTCTCACATTAGGGCAGGAATAGTAACCCTTACCCAGCTCCTTCCTCCTGGCCTTGCAGGACCATGCCGACACCAGTGCAGCctccctcgcacatggcagcctCGCGTGGAGAGGGACGCTGCTCTCTCACAAGGCAGGCGTGGTCCTGGCTCCGGGAGCTGTcgggcccagctctgctgcagccctcagccctgctctgctggcaCTGTCAAACGGGGCGCTGGGACCTGCTCTGCACCCTTGCTGCCCTGGCTGGGGATGAGACACCGTCTCTAG